From one Humulus lupulus chromosome 8, drHumLupu1.1, whole genome shotgun sequence genomic stretch:
- the LOC133794494 gene encoding EPIDERMAL PATTERNING FACTOR-like protein 3, whose product MKGRFCFFVIALQVVYWVAATSRAFPPSDGLTIGAHLSGPGQSLQSMKPTSKEGFKNRKEEAGTNESAKYKGMGKIGSSPPSCEHKCYGCVPCEAIQVPTNSRHSHIGIQYANYEPEDWKCKCGLSFYSP is encoded by the exons ATGAAGGGAAGGTTTTGCTTTTTCGTAATAGCTCTGCAAGTAGTGTACTGGGTTGCTGCAACTAGCAGAGCTTTTCCACCGAGTGATGGTCTTACTATTGGTGCTCATCTATCAG GTCCAGGCCAGAGCCTTCAGTCTATGAAACCAACATCAAAAgag GGTTTCAAGAACCGAAAGGAGGAGGCAGGTACGAATGAATCAGCAAAATACAAAGGGATGGGAAAAATAGGATCAAGTCCACCAAGCTGCGAGCACAAGTGTTATGGATGCGTTCCTTGTGAGGCTATACAAGTGCCAACCAACAGCAGACACAGCCACATAGGGATCCAATATGCAAATTATGAACCAGAGGATTGGAAATGCAAATGCGGACTATCATTCTATAGCCCATAA